Proteins encoded by one window of Superficieibacter sp. HKU1:
- a CDS encoding alpha-2-macroglobulin has product MKQFRLTALTLTLVAAFSLAGCDDNNKTQAATPAAASTSTTAQAKTPPAKPDAEQLKKLAAQSQGKALNLLDASEVQLEGAATLVLTFSIPLDPEQDFSRTVHLVDKKEGKVDGAWELAPNLKELRLRHLEPNRNLVLTVDAGVTALNKATFGKSFEKAITTRNIQPSVGFASRGSLLPGKVVEGLPVMALNVDNIDVNFFRVKPESLAAFVSQWEYRSSLSNWESDELLKMADLVYTGRFDLNPAKNTQEKLMLPLGDIKPLQQAGVYIAVMNQAGHYSYSNAATLFTLSDIGLSTHRYHNRLEVFTQSLENGALQSGVDVMLLNEKGQTLAQATSDSHGRTTLQSEKAGALLLARKDGQTTLLDLNLPALDLAEFKIAGDPGFSKQFFMFGPRDLYRPGETVILNGLLRDSDGKALADQPVKLEVVKPDGQVVRTVVSKAENGLYRFTYPLESTAATGMWHIRANTGDNQPRLWDFNVEDFMPERMALNLTAQKTPLAPADSVNFDVVGYYLYGAPAASNTLQGKLFLRPLREAVNALPGFQFGDVSEDNLSRTLDEVNLKLDAKGHGQVSTDSQWQEAHSPLQVLLQASLLESGGRPVTRRAEQAIWPADTLPGIRPQFASKAVYDYRTDATVNQPVVEENSNAAFDIVYANAQGQKKAVSGLQVRLIRERRDYFWNWSESEGWESQFDQKDLVEGEQSLDLAADATGKVSFPVEWGSYRLEVKAPNDTISSVRFWAGYSWQDNSDGTGAARPDRVTMKLDKAFYKPGDSIKLHIAAPAAGKGYAMVESSEGPLWWQEIDVPADGMDLTIPIDKSWNRHDLYLSTLVVRPGDKSRSATPKRAVGILHLPMGDENRRLNIALDSPDKMRPNQPLTVKVKASVKEGALPKQVNVLLSAVDSGVLNITDYVTPDPWKAFFGQKRYGADIYDIYGQVIEGQGRLASLRFGGDGDELNRGGKPPVNHVNIIAQQAQPVVLDDNGEGTVTLPVGDFNGELRVMAQAWTTEDFGSSEDKVVVAAPVIAELNMPRFIASGDASRLTLDVTNLTDKPQTLNVALKTGGLLTLEGSQPKPLKIDPGVRVTLFVPVSARDGYGEGEIDATISGLNLPGENLPPMQKQWKLGVRPAFPAQTVNLGTVLQAGESWQIPAGALQNFSPATLQGQLLLSGKPPLNLARYIRELKAYPYGCLEQTTSGLFPSLYTSAAQLKTLGIKGDSDEQRRAAIDLGISRLLQMQRADGGFALWDKDGQEEYWLTAYVMDFLVRASEQGYSVPAEAMSKGNNRLLRYLQEPGLMTIRYSDNAQASRFAAQAYAALVLARQQKAPLGALREIWDRHEQAASGLPLLQLSIALKAMGDAPRSEQALQLAMKTPRTNNHVWVADYGSVLRDDAMMLTLLKENNLLPEEQNRLLTALSEEAFGQRWLSTQETNALFLAARGLQDLPGNWQAQTSLDVQPLSADKAQVHNVTADQLSALQVTNTGSQPLWLRLDSTGYPEYAPAPSGKVLHIERHIYDTKGQTKSLSALRSGDLVLVQLEVTASQNVPDALVVDLLPAGLELENQNLANSSASLEDNATEVQALVTQMQQADIQHVEFRDDRFVAAVAVNEGQPVTLVYLARAVTPGTYQLPAPQVESMYVPQWRATGTTNGPLIVTP; this is encoded by the coding sequence ATGAAACAGTTCCGCCTGACGGCATTAACGCTTACGCTGGTGGCCGCCTTCAGCCTTGCTGGATGCGATGATAATAATAAAACTCAGGCGGCGACGCCGGCAGCGGCGTCGACCTCAACGACAGCGCAGGCGAAAACGCCACCGGCAAAACCGGATGCTGAACAGCTTAAAAAACTGGCGGCGCAAAGTCAGGGCAAAGCGCTCAATTTGCTGGATGCTTCTGAAGTCCAGCTTGAAGGTGCCGCAACGCTGGTGCTGACATTCTCTATTCCTCTCGATCCTGAGCAGGACTTTTCCCGCACCGTCCATCTGGTCGATAAAAAAGAGGGCAAGGTTGATGGCGCATGGGAACTGGCCCCGAATCTGAAAGAACTGCGTTTGCGCCATCTGGAGCCAAACCGCAACCTGGTCCTCACTGTTGATGCGGGCGTTACCGCACTTAACAAAGCCACCTTCGGCAAATCTTTTGAGAAGGCTATCACCACGCGCAATATTCAGCCGTCCGTCGGATTTGCCAGCCGTGGCTCGCTGCTGCCGGGCAAAGTGGTTGAAGGTCTGCCGGTAATGGCGCTGAACGTTGATAACATCGATGTCAATTTTTTCCGCGTGAAGCCTGAATCGCTGGCGGCTTTCGTCAGCCAGTGGGAATACCGCAGTTCACTGTCAAACTGGGAATCGGATGAGCTGCTGAAGATGGCTGACCTGGTCTATACCGGGCGTTTCGATCTCAATCCGGCCAAAAATACCCAGGAAAAACTGATGCTGCCGCTTGGCGACATAAAACCGTTACAGCAGGCGGGCGTTTATATTGCGGTCATGAATCAGGCCGGGCATTACAGTTACAGCAATGCCGCCACGCTGTTTACGCTGAGTGATATCGGCCTCTCGACCCACCGCTATCATAACCGGCTGGAAGTCTTTACCCAGAGCCTGGAAAACGGCGCATTGCAGTCTGGCGTAGATGTCATGCTGCTGAATGAAAAAGGGCAGACGCTGGCGCAGGCCACCAGCGACAGTCACGGTCGTACCACGCTGCAAAGTGAAAAAGCCGGGGCGCTGCTGCTGGCCCGTAAAGACGGGCAGACCACCTTGCTGGACCTCAATCTGCCAGCGCTGGATCTGGCCGAGTTTAAAATCGCCGGCGACCCTGGTTTTAGTAAACAATTTTTCATGTTTGGCCCGCGCGATCTCTATCGCCCAGGCGAAACGGTGATCCTTAACGGCTTGCTGCGCGACAGCGATGGTAAAGCGCTGGCCGACCAGCCGGTTAAGCTGGAAGTCGTCAAGCCAGACGGCCAGGTGGTCCGCACGGTAGTGAGCAAAGCAGAAAATGGGCTTTATCGCTTTACCTATCCGCTGGAAAGCACGGCGGCAACCGGGATGTGGCACATTCGTGCGAACACTGGCGATAACCAGCCGCGCCTGTGGGATTTCAACGTTGAAGATTTTATGCCGGAGCGGATGGCACTCAATCTGACCGCGCAAAAAACGCCGCTGGCTCCGGCCGACAGCGTTAATTTTGACGTAGTTGGCTATTACCTGTATGGCGCTCCGGCGGCGAGCAACACGCTACAGGGAAAACTGTTCCTGCGTCCGCTGCGTGAAGCGGTTAATGCACTGCCTGGCTTCCAGTTTGGCGACGTCAGCGAAGATAACCTCTCTCGCACCCTGGATGAAGTCAACCTGAAGCTGGATGCGAAAGGCCATGGTCAGGTCTCAACCGACAGCCAGTGGCAGGAAGCGCATTCACCGTTGCAGGTATTGTTACAGGCCAGCCTGCTGGAATCCGGCGGTCGCCCAGTGACCCGTCGTGCCGAACAGGCGATCTGGCCTGCGGATACGCTGCCTGGTATCCGTCCCCAGTTCGCCAGCAAAGCGGTATATGACTATCGCACCGATGCTACCGTCAATCAGCCGGTGGTCGAAGAGAACAGTAACGCCGCGTTTGATATTGTCTATGCCAACGCTCAGGGGCAGAAAAAAGCGGTTTCAGGATTGCAGGTTCGCCTGATCCGCGAGCGTCGCGACTATTTCTGGAACTGGTCGGAAAGTGAAGGCTGGGAGTCGCAGTTCGATCAGAAAGACCTGGTGGAAGGTGAGCAATCGCTGGATCTGGCGGCGGACGCTACCGGTAAAGTCAGCTTCCCGGTCGAATGGGGCTCTTATCGTCTGGAAGTCAAAGCGCCGAACGACACCATCAGCAGCGTGCGCTTTTGGGCTGGCTACAGCTGGCAGGATAACAGCGACGGCACCGGCGCAGCGCGTCCCGATCGCGTGACCATGAAGCTGGACAAAGCTTTTTACAAACCGGGTGACAGCATTAAGCTGCATATCGCCGCGCCTGCTGCCGGAAAAGGCTATGCGATGGTGGAGTCCAGTGAAGGGCCGCTGTGGTGGCAGGAAATTGACGTTCCCGCCGACGGTATGGACCTCACCATTCCCATCGACAAAAGCTGGAATCGTCACGATCTCTATCTGAGTACGCTGGTGGTTCGTCCCGGTGATAAATCCCGCTCGGCCACGCCGAAACGCGCCGTTGGCATTCTGCATCTGCCGATGGGCGATGAAAACCGTCGTCTGAATATCGCGCTGGACAGCCCGGACAAAATGCGTCCTAACCAGCCGCTGACGGTAAAAGTGAAAGCCAGCGTGAAAGAGGGGGCGCTGCCGAAACAGGTTAACGTCCTGCTCTCGGCGGTAGATAGCGGCGTGCTGAACATTACCGACTATGTGACGCCGGATCCGTGGAAAGCTTTCTTCGGCCAAAAACGCTACGGCGCGGATATTTACGATATCTACGGTCAGGTCATTGAAGGTCAGGGACGTCTTGCCAGCCTGCGCTTTGGGGGTGACGGCGATGAACTTAACCGTGGTGGTAAACCGCCGGTGAATCACGTCAATATCATCGCCCAGCAGGCGCAGCCGGTAGTGCTGGATGATAACGGCGAAGGTACGGTTACGTTGCCTGTTGGCGATTTTAACGGTGAACTGCGCGTTATGGCGCAGGCCTGGACAACGGAAGACTTTGGCAGCAGCGAAGATAAAGTGGTCGTTGCCGCACCGGTGATTGCCGAACTCAATATGCCGCGCTTTATTGCCAGCGGCGATGCTTCTCGTCTGACCCTGGACGTTACGAATCTCACCGATAAACCGCAAACGCTCAACGTCGCCCTTAAAACCGGCGGCCTGTTAACCCTGGAAGGATCGCAGCCGAAGCCGCTGAAAATCGATCCAGGCGTGCGCGTTACGCTGTTCGTGCCGGTAAGTGCGCGCGATGGTTATGGCGAGGGGGAAATTGATGCCACCATCAGCGGCCTTAACCTGCCGGGTGAAAATCTGCCGCCGATGCAAAAACAGTGGAAGCTCGGCGTGCGTCCGGCGTTCCCGGCACAAACCGTGAATCTGGGTACCGTGCTTCAGGCCGGTGAAAGCTGGCAGATACCGGCGGGTGCGCTACAGAACTTTTCACCGGCTACTTTACAGGGACAACTGCTGCTGAGCGGTAAACCGCCGCTCAATCTGGCGCGCTATATCCGTGAGCTGAAAGCCTACCCTTACGGTTGCCTTGAGCAGACCACCAGCGGCCTTTTCCCGTCGCTTTATACCAGCGCCGCGCAGTTGAAAACGCTGGGTATTAAAGGCGACAGCGATGAACAACGCCGTGCCGCGATTGACCTTGGCATTTCCCGCCTGCTGCAAATGCAGCGCGCAGACGGCGGTTTTGCCCTGTGGGATAAAGACGGTCAGGAAGAATACTGGCTTACCGCTTATGTGATGGATTTCCTCGTTCGCGCCAGCGAGCAGGGGTATAGCGTTCCGGCAGAAGCGATGAGCAAAGGCAATAACCGTTTGCTGCGCTATCTCCAGGAGCCGGGGCTGATGACCATTCGCTACAGCGATAACGCCCAGGCAAGCCGCTTTGCGGCGCAGGCTTACGCCGCGCTGGTGCTGGCGCGTCAGCAGAAAGCGCCGCTGGGGGCACTGCGTGAAATCTGGGATCGTCATGAACAGGCGGCCTCTGGTTTACCGCTGTTGCAGCTCAGCATCGCGCTGAAAGCGATGGGCGATGCGCCGCGCAGTGAGCAGGCGCTTCAGCTGGCAATGAAAACGCCGCGCACCAACAACCACGTCTGGGTGGCGGACTACGGCAGCGTGCTGCGCGATGACGCCATGATGCTGACGCTGTTGAAAGAAAATAACCTGCTGCCGGAAGAGCAAAATCGTCTGCTGACCGCGCTTTCTGAAGAGGCATTTGGTCAGCGCTGGCTTTCAACGCAGGAAACCAACGCCCTGTTCCTTGCCGCGAGAGGATTGCAGGATCTGCCGGGTAACTGGCAGGCGCAAACCTCGCTTGATGTGCAGCCGCTGAGCGCCGATAAAGCGCAGGTGCACAATGTCACCGCCGATCAGCTATCGGCCCTCCAGGTGACCAACACCGGTAGCCAGCCGCTGTGGCTGCGCCTGGACAGCACGGGTTATCCTGAATATGCGCCTGCGCCGTCAGGCAAGGTGCTGCATATTGAGCGCCATATCTATGACACCAAAGGGCAGACGAAATCACTGAGCGCGCTGCGTAGCGGCGATCTGGTGCTCGTCCAGCTCGAAGTAACGGCCAGCCAGAATGTGCCGGACGCGCTGGTGGTTGATTTGCTGCCTGCGGGCCTGGAGCTGGAAAACCAGAACCTCGCTAACAGCAGCGCCAGCCTCGAAGATAACGCGACGGAAGTGCAGGCGCTGGTCACCCAAATGCAGCAGGCGGATATTCAGCACGTTGAATTCCGCGACGATCGCTTTGTGGCGGCAGTGGCGGTGAATGAAGGGCAGCCGGTGACGCTGGTTTATCTGGCGCGTGCGGTAACGCCGGGGACCTATCAGCTGCCTGCGCCGCAGGTGGAATCCATGTATGTTCCTCAGTGGCGCGCCACCGGAACGACAAATGGACCGCTGATCGTTACGCCGTAA
- a CDS encoding PTS transporter subunit EIIC, translating to MKRAVNALQNFGKSLYGPVLILPIVGLFIAFGNVLGNGNLAEYLPFLGYPLVQSVGQLIAKSAVSVLVNLALVFAVGIPVGLALRDKGYAALIGLVTFVVFINAMNVTLQLQGALAPAEQMRAAGQSMVLGVQVLEMGVFAGILTGALSGYLYNRYSGVQFSGAMAIYSGHCFVAIIMLPVSIVLGVVMSEIWPFAQHGISTLALLIKSSGAFGVAIYGFLERILVPTGLHHLVYTPFLYTELGGTSDVCGAMYQGARNIYFAEMVCPDVKQLSSTVVWDARGISKMFGLPAAALAMYVTAKPERKAAAKAILIPAALTSMLVGVTEPIEFSFLFVAPMLFMVHAVLTGIGMMLFYLLGVHAIGANGIIDFVLYNLPLGTEKSNWPMYIVVGLIMSVLYFVVFRFLIRHFDMKTPGREEEEQETRLYSKQDYQAKGQNDGLGEAIIAGLGGRENIDVVDNCYTRLRVTVKDVATIDEPRLKATGAKGVIKQGNNVQVVYGLHVKKMREAVESVL from the coding sequence ATGAAACGAGCCGTTAACGCCCTACAAAATTTTGGCAAGTCACTTTACGGCCCGGTACTCATCTTACCTATCGTCGGGTTGTTTATCGCCTTTGGTAACGTGCTGGGTAACGGCAATCTGGCCGAATACCTGCCTTTCCTCGGCTATCCACTGGTGCAGAGCGTCGGGCAACTTATTGCTAAATCCGCCGTGTCGGTGCTGGTCAATCTGGCACTGGTGTTTGCGGTGGGCATTCCTGTTGGCCTTGCCTTGAGGGATAAAGGCTATGCGGCGCTGATCGGGCTGGTGACGTTCGTGGTGTTTATTAACGCCATGAACGTGACGTTGCAGCTTCAGGGCGCACTGGCTCCTGCTGAACAGATGCGCGCCGCCGGGCAAAGCATGGTGCTGGGCGTGCAGGTGCTGGAGATGGGCGTGTTTGCCGGCATCCTGACCGGCGCGCTTTCCGGTTATCTCTACAATCGCTATTCCGGGGTGCAGTTTTCCGGGGCGATGGCGATTTACTCCGGCCACTGTTTTGTCGCCATTATTATGCTGCCGGTGTCGATTGTTCTCGGCGTGGTGATGAGCGAGATCTGGCCGTTTGCCCAGCACGGGATCAGCACGCTGGCCCTGTTGATTAAAAGCTCGGGGGCCTTTGGCGTCGCCATTTACGGTTTCCTTGAACGTATTCTGGTGCCTACTGGTCTGCATCATCTGGTGTATACCCCTTTTCTGTATACCGAACTGGGCGGCACCTCGGATGTCTGCGGGGCGATGTATCAGGGTGCGCGTAATATTTACTTCGCTGAAATGGTCTGTCCTGACGTTAAGCAATTAAGCAGCACCGTGGTCTGGGATGCACGCGGCATCAGTAAGATGTTTGGCCTGCCCGCCGCCGCACTGGCAATGTACGTCACCGCTAAGCCTGAGCGTAAAGCGGCGGCAAAAGCGATTCTGATCCCCGCCGCCCTGACCTCAATGCTGGTGGGCGTCACGGAACCCATCGAGTTTTCCTTCCTGTTTGTCGCGCCGATGCTGTTTATGGTCCACGCCGTGCTGACCGGTATTGGCATGATGCTGTTTTACCTGCTGGGCGTTCATGCCATCGGCGCAAACGGCATTATCGATTTCGTGCTTTACAACCTGCCGCTCGGCACGGAGAAATCCAACTGGCCGATGTATATCGTGGTGGGGCTGATTATGTCGGTGCTCTATTTCGTGGTCTTCCGCTTTCTGATCCGCCATTTCGATATGAAAACGCCGGGGCGTGAGGAAGAGGAACAGGAGACGCGCCTGTACAGCAAGCAGGATTACCAGGCGAAAGGCCAGAATGACGGACTTGGCGAAGCGATTATCGCCGGGCTGGGCGGACGCGAGAATATCGACGTCGTCGATAACTGCTACACCCGCCTGCGCGTCACGGTCAAAGACGTCGCCACCATCGACGAGCCGCGTCTGAAGGCCACCGGGGCGAAAGGCGTCATCAAACAAGGCAATAACGTTCAGGTAGTCTACGGGCTGCATGTAAAAAAAATGCGCGAGGCCGTTGAGTCGGTACTCTGA
- a CDS encoding 6-phospho-alpha-glucosidase, which produces MLKPPFILSIAGGGSTYTPGIVKSLMMRLEDFPLAEIRLYDIDEARQNTIAPVVEKVIRDHSQSIKFTVTGDPQTAFSGAHFVFAQMRVGQYKMREQDEKIPLKHGVVGQETCGPGGLAYGLRTILPMVELIDMAERYADKKAWIVNYSNPAAIVAEGVRRLRPNARVLNICDMPVAAMRNMGALLGVDRHKLQVDYFGLNHFGWFTRVLVDGEDRLPELRRHIARFGLLTEDAAQTDPQHADPSWVKTWRNIKPIMDHFPEYLPNPYLQYYLMPNDIVEHQDPNYTRANEVMNGREKKLFAAAEEYKRSGILPDAFHVGVHGAFIVDVACSLAFDLRQRHLVIVENKGAIANLPYDAMVEVPAYITSEGPEPVRMGAVPLFYQTLLMQQLASEQLLVEATIEGSYEKALQAFTLNRTVPTMQHAKAILDDMIEANRDYWPQLQQAWQNGEAIK; this is translated from the coding sequence ATGTTGAAACCCCCATTTATTTTATCCATCGCGGGCGGCGGTAGCACCTACACCCCTGGCATCGTCAAAAGTCTGATGATGCGGCTGGAGGATTTCCCGCTGGCCGAAATTCGCCTCTACGACATTGATGAAGCCCGGCAGAACACCATCGCGCCGGTGGTGGAAAAAGTCATCCGCGATCACAGTCAGTCGATTAAATTCACCGTCACCGGCGATCCACAAACCGCCTTCAGCGGCGCGCATTTTGTCTTTGCCCAGATGCGCGTCGGCCAGTACAAGATGCGCGAACAGGATGAAAAAATTCCGCTGAAGCATGGGGTTGTAGGTCAGGAAACCTGTGGACCGGGGGGGCTGGCCTATGGGCTGCGCACTATCCTGCCGATGGTCGAACTCATCGACATGGCTGAGCGTTATGCCGATAAAAAAGCGTGGATAGTGAATTACTCCAACCCGGCGGCAATCGTTGCCGAAGGCGTGCGCCGCCTGCGGCCCAACGCCCGGGTGCTGAACATTTGCGATATGCCGGTGGCGGCAATGCGTAATATGGGCGCGCTTCTCGGCGTGGACAGGCATAAGTTGCAGGTGGATTATTTTGGTCTCAACCACTTCGGCTGGTTCACCCGCGTGCTGGTGGATGGCGAAGATCGCCTGCCTGAACTGCGTCGCCACATCGCCCGTTTCGGGCTGTTGACCGAGGATGCAGCGCAAACCGATCCGCAGCATGCCGATCCATCGTGGGTAAAAACCTGGCGCAACATTAAGCCGATTATGGATCATTTCCCCGAGTATCTGCCGAATCCGTATCTGCAATATTATTTGATGCCCAACGACATCGTGGAGCATCAGGATCCGAATTACACCCGCGCTAATGAAGTGATGAACGGGCGCGAGAAAAAACTGTTTGCCGCCGCCGAAGAGTACAAGCGCAGCGGGATCCTGCCGGATGCGTTTCACGTCGGCGTGCACGGGGCGTTTATCGTCGATGTCGCCTGTTCGCTGGCCTTCGATCTGCGCCAGCGCCATTTGGTGATCGTCGAGAATAAAGGCGCGATTGCCAATCTGCCCTATGATGCGATGGTTGAAGTGCCTGCCTATATTACCAGCGAAGGGCCGGAACCGGTCAGAATGGGCGCGGTGCCGCTGTTCTATCAGACGCTGCTGATGCAGCAACTTGCTTCAGAACAGCTGCTGGTGGAGGCGACGATTGAGGGAAGCTATGAGAAAGCGCTTCAGGCTTTTACGCTCAACCGTACCGTTCCGACCATGCAGCATGCAAAGGCGATCCTCGACGATATGATCGAGGCCAACCGCGATTACTGGCCACAACTGCAACAAGCCTGGCAAAATGGGGAGGCGATCAAATAA
- the sseA gene encoding 3-mercaptopyruvate sulfurtransferase produces the protein MSTSFFVAADWLTEHAADPEIQIIDARMAPPGVTDRDVVEEYRAGHIPGAISFDIEALSDHTSPLPHMMPRPEAFAVAMRELGVNKDKHLVVYDDGNLFSAPRAWWMLRTFGAQHVSILAGGLIGWLRDGLPLEPGVAGSGEGEFDVEFDSEAVKRLTDVMLVSHEKTAQLVDARPAARFNAEADEPRPGLRRGHIPGALNVPWNDLVFNGELKTTDELSEIFARQGVDLKKPIIASCGSGVTAAVVVLALATLGVNDVKLYDGSWSEWGARADLPIEPTQ, from the coding sequence ATGTCCACTTCATTTTTTGTCGCGGCCGACTGGCTGACTGAACACGCTGCGGATCCTGAAATCCAGATTATCGACGCCCGCATGGCACCTCCCGGGGTGACGGATCGTGACGTAGTGGAAGAGTATCGCGCCGGGCATATCCCCGGCGCGATTTCATTTGATATTGAAGCCCTTTCCGATCATACCAGCCCCCTGCCCCATATGATGCCCCGCCCTGAAGCCTTTGCAGTTGCCATGCGCGAGCTTGGCGTAAATAAAGATAAGCATCTGGTGGTTTACGATGACGGCAACCTGTTCTCCGCGCCGCGCGCGTGGTGGATGCTGCGCACGTTTGGCGCGCAGCACGTCTCGATTCTGGCGGGCGGACTGATCGGCTGGCTGCGTGATGGTCTTCCGCTGGAGCCTGGCGTTGCCGGGTCAGGCGAAGGGGAATTCGACGTGGAATTCGACAGCGAGGCGGTAAAACGACTGACCGACGTCATGCTGGTCAGCCATGAAAAGACCGCGCAACTGGTTGACGCCCGTCCTGCCGCCCGGTTTAACGCTGAAGCGGATGAACCCCGCCCCGGCCTGCGCCGCGGTCATATTCCCGGCGCGCTTAACGTTCCGTGGAACGATCTGGTGTTCAACGGCGAGCTAAAAACCACCGATGAACTGAGTGAGATCTTTGCTCGCCAGGGCGTTGACCTGAAAAAGCCCATCATCGCCAGCTGCGGCTCCGGCGTTACGGCGGCGGTGGTCGTACTGGCCCTGGCTACGCTTGGCGTTAATGATGTGAAGCTCTACGACGGCTCCTGGAGCGAATGGGGCGCGCGTGCCGATCTGCCAATTGAACCGACGCAGTAA
- a CDS encoding MurR/RpiR family transcriptional regulator, whose product MDNRLASLLSRGELLTRAEYRALAHLTEHPLLVGHITVRELAKRTYVSTATIVRLCQKLGFSGYSEFIWHCKQLLSDTPHIREASPETVDHLPDLFARFVANYQQTFRWVSIEKRQRFSALLRDKESFFLYGAGFSYLFAEYLTKKLQVLGKAAFISGPGDSRNIFLSNAARYQVFIAVSRSGETEQVLDKARIAKNVGMTVVAFTRASANSLAALADLHFALYDEAVHFAAEAAGITSFESNLVLLIDLLLLEATE is encoded by the coding sequence ATGGATAACCGGCTGGCTTCCCTGCTTTCGCGCGGGGAATTATTAACCCGCGCGGAATACCGGGCTCTGGCACACCTGACGGAGCATCCTTTGCTGGTCGGTCATATCACGGTGCGGGAACTGGCAAAAAGAACCTATGTTTCTACCGCAACGATTGTACGACTGTGTCAGAAGCTGGGCTTTAGCGGCTACAGCGAATTTATCTGGCATTGTAAGCAACTCTTGTCTGACACTCCGCATATCCGCGAGGCTTCCCCTGAAACGGTCGATCATCTGCCGGATCTGTTTGCGCGCTTTGTCGCCAATTATCAGCAGACCTTTCGCTGGGTCAGCATAGAGAAACGCCAGCGGTTCTCTGCCCTTTTGCGTGATAAAGAGAGTTTTTTTCTTTATGGCGCCGGATTTTCTTATCTCTTTGCGGAATACCTGACCAAGAAATTACAGGTGCTGGGCAAAGCAGCGTTTATTTCCGGCCCTGGCGACAGCCGCAATATTTTTCTCAGCAACGCCGCACGCTATCAGGTGTTTATCGCCGTTTCGCGTAGCGGCGAAACCGAGCAGGTGCTGGATAAAGCGCGGATCGCCAAAAATGTCGGCATGACGGTGGTGGCGTTCACCCGCGCCTCGGCGAATAGCCTTGCTGCGCTGGCGGATCTGCATTTCGCGCTGTACGACGAAGCAGTGCATTTCGCGGCGGAAGCGGCCGGGATCACGTCGTTTGAATCGAATTTAGTATTGCTGATTGATTTATTGCTGCTGGAGGCAACGGAGTAA
- the sseB gene encoding enhanced serine sensitivity protein SseB — MSDTKNELETLLEQAATEPAHRPAFFRTLLESTVWVPGTAAEGEAVVADSALDLQHWEKDDGTSVVPFFSSLQALQQAVTAEQAFVVMPVRTLFEMTLGETLFLNAKLPTGKEFTPREISHLIADEGSPLSTQQVLEGGTSLLLSDVAEPPAQMIDSLITLFKTLKTVKRAFICSIKESADQQPNLLIGIEAEGDIEEIIHAAGSVASDTLPGDEPVDLCQVTEGEKGISHFMLAHITPFYEKRWGSFLRDFKQNRII, encoded by the coding sequence ATGTCCGACACAAAAAACGAATTAGAAACCCTGCTGGAGCAGGCGGCGACCGAACCGGCGCATCGTCCGGCATTTTTCCGCACCCTGCTGGAATCGACCGTCTGGGTGCCAGGAACGGCTGCCGAAGGTGAAGCGGTGGTCGCAGATAGCGCGCTGGATCTCCAGCACTGGGAAAAAGACGATGGCACCTCCGTGGTACCTTTCTTTTCCTCATTGCAGGCGCTACAGCAGGCGGTTACCGCGGAACAGGCATTTGTGGTCATGCCGGTGCGTACCTTGTTTGAGATGACCCTCGGCGAAACGCTGTTCCTCAACGCCAAACTGCCCACCGGGAAGGAGTTCACCCCGCGCGAGATCAGTCATCTGATCGCGGACGAAGGTAGCCCGCTCAGCACCCAGCAGGTGCTGGAAGGGGGAACGTCGCTTCTGTTATCTGACGTCGCGGAACCTCCTGCCCAGATGATCGACTCGCTGATCACTCTGTTTAAAACCCTGAAAACGGTGAAGCGCGCCTTTATTTGCTCAATCAAAGAAAGCGCGGATCAGCAGCCAAACCTGCTGATTGGTATCGAAGCGGAAGGGGATATCGAAGAGATTATCCACGCTGCCGGTAGCGTGGCGAGCGATACGCTGCCCGGCGATGAGCCTGTCGATCTTTGCCAGGTCACGGAAGGTGAAAAGGGTATCAGCCACTTTATGCTGGCGCACATCACGCCGTTCTACGAAAAGCGCTGGGGCAGCTTCCTGCGTGATTTTAAGCAGAACCGGATTATTTGA